The DNA sequence CTCTGGCATGTACAGTGATTCAAACAGGTCCCTGTGTCGTAACCCAAGTCCGTAGCGTTGAGAAAGACGGCTACTCGGCTGTGCAACTGGGTTTCGGCGAAAAGAAAGAAAAGCACAGCAACAAACCGGAGATGGGCCACTTCAAAAAGGCTGGCACCACGCCCAAGCGCAAACTCGTCGAGTTCAAAGAATTCGAGAAAGAGTTTAACCTCGGCGAAACCCTCACGGTAGCCGACGTATTCACCGAGGAAGATTTCGTTGATGTAGTTGGAACAGCCAAAGGGCGCGGTTTCCAGGGCGTTGTGAAACGTCACGGATTC is a window from the Spirosoma rigui genome containing:
- the rplC gene encoding 50S ribosomal protein L3; the protein is MSGLIGKKIGMTSVYNADGQALACTVIQTGPCVVTQVRSVEKDGYSAVQLGFGEKKEKHSNKPEMGHFKKAGTTPKRKLVEFKEFEKEFNLGETLTVADVFTEEDFVDVVGTAKGRGFQGVVKRHGFGGVGGQTHGQHNRGRAPGSIGACSFPSRVFKGLRMAGRMGGNRVKVQNLRILRVMPEQNLLVVSGSVPGAKNSYVIIEK